CGGGAAAAGGGTGGCCATCAGCAGTACACCCAGACCGGTTGCCGAGCTTACTGCTAGTGACATCAAACAGGCAACGATGTAGGCCGCTACCAGCAAGATATAAGGTGACTTAATTACAGAAAGTGGCTTAGAGAATTGTTTTACCACGACGTTGTTGGCGCCGATGTGCGTCATGTAGGACGCAAAACCACAGAGTAGCATGATCTGCATACCCAGACCGCCCCCGCGGTACTGCAGCATGTACTTCACATACTCTAATGAGTCGGTCACGAAATTACCGGTTGCTTGGATCTTGGCAGGTAACACCTGATATCCCAATACGCCGGTAATGAGCAGTAACAGTAGGCCAGCGGTCAATAACACACCAGCAGGTTTGTATCCTTTAATAATGAAATAGCCAACAGCAATGGTGACTGCTAGGCCAATCAATAGCTCCAACATGGAAAAAATCCTCTTAAACCACAAAATTAAGAAACAATGTGTCAATTGATCAAATTTTCTTACACATTATTTTCGATAAATTTACCTAAAAAGTGGTGGAGGAACGACAATAATCGGACCAGTTTATGATCTGAAACAGAATTTAGAGTAATGTGTTAATGCTGCGCTACAACCATGAAAAGACACGCAACATCAGATGTTTAAAGGACGTTAATGATTATGTTTTGCTTGTCTTTTAATCATATCTGCTTAAATGCAGGTAATACATTGCCTATATGAAGTCATAACGGGTTTGTCGTGTTACGGGATGTAAAGATTATTACATTTATCGATTGTTCTTTACATATTCCATGAAGGCTTTGTCTGCGACCGACAAATAGCCGTCTTTTCGCCATGCAATAGCAATGCTCAATATTACCGGCTGTTCGAAGGGGATCGGCACCAGTCCAGACTCATTTTCTGTCACCATGTCTAGCAGCGCTGCGACAGCAAAGTCATTACGGACAATTTTCAATATCATCGGCAGTAAATTGGTTTCAAAAGCAATGTTGGGCTCGAAGTTATTTTCTTGGCAAATACGATCAATGTATTCGCGATGGAAATATCCGGGTTTGAACATTACCAGCTCTTGCTCGAAGAAGGTTGCGAAGTCGATACTGTCTAGGTCGGCTAAGGGGTTTTCAGGATGGACGGCTGCGACCATCTGGGTGGTGAGCAGGTGCTCGGTTGCCAACCGGTCCGGCACATGGTCGCAGTGGATGATTCCCAGATCGAGCTCTTTATCTAGCAGCATCCGGCGGATGGTTTGCGTTCCGGCCTCAACGATGGTTAGTTTGAGATTGGGGTATTGGCTCTTGAAGCCCATCAGAATATCGGGCAAGTAGTATGAACCCAGCGAGCTGGGCACGCCCAGCTTGACTTCTCCCTTGGTAAGCCCTTTTAACTCTTCCATCGCGACGGTGGCATCGTGGACGCTTTGTAGGATCAGGCGCGCATGGCGAAGCAATACCTCGCCCTCCGGTGTAAGGGAGACCCGCCGTTCATTGCGATCGAACAGGACTATACCCAGTTGCTCTTCGAACTTTTTCACCGCGATGCTAAGTGCGGGTTGGGCAATATGGAGCTTGGCTGCGGCACGAGTAAAGTTGGCTGTGTCGGCCAGCGTGACAAAGTAATTGAGCTGTCGGATATCCATTGGCTATATATTTCCTTTATCACTTCCATATTTTTAATATATTTTCATTATTCCTATCGAATTGCTACGTTTAAAGCAGTTTTCTTTTGCTGACAACCGACATGATAGACATACATACGACTGAATACCGAAGGGCCAGTTTCGCCCTATGCTTGGGTTCATTCCTTATTTTCTGCAATCTGTATTTGTTCCAGCCCATGCTGCCTTTGATGGCCGTGCATTTTTCAGTTTCGGCTACCCAGGTTAACTGGCTGGTGGCGGCAGCAACCTTGGCGCTGGCCGTTACACTGGTGCCGTGGGCGGTATGGTCAGAACGTATCGGGCGGCGTGCGGTCATGTTAATCAGCCTGGCGCTATTACCGGTGATTGGATTTATGATGCTGACCGTTGAAAGCTTGCTGATGCTGAGCTTGAGCCGGGCCCTGATGGGAGCCGCCTTGGCCGGTTTCGCGGCAGTGGCGGTGGCGTATATGGCTGAAGAGTTTACGTCGCGGGCCTTGATGCTGGCCGTGGGGGGATATATCAGCGCCAATTCACTTGGCGGGATTGCAGGCAGGATCTCCGGCGGTTTTTTGTCCGAGCGTTATGGCTGGCAAGGTGCGGTTGTCTGCATGGCCGTGTTTAGCTTGCTGGTGGCGATAGCCATTTATTTTCTGTTGCCCGAGCAGCGTAACTTCAGGCCGGTCAAGGGGCAATTGAGACAGCAAACCTACAGTGTGTTGGTGCACCTGCGAACTCCAGAGCTGTGGCAGGCGATGCTGATTGGCGGGGTCAACTTTGCCTTGTTTGTTAACTTGTATTCGGTCATGGGCTTTCGCCTAGTCGCGGAGCCTTATTCGGTACCGGTTAGTTGGGCGTCGATGATTTTCTTATGCTATCTCAGTGGGACGGTATCAGCCAAGTTAAGTGGTCGTTGGACCCAACGGTTTT
This Photobacterium gaetbulicola Gung47 DNA region includes the following protein-coding sequences:
- a CDS encoding LysR family transcriptional regulator (COG0583); amino-acid sequence: MDIRQLNYFVTLADTANFTRAAAKLHIAQPALSIAVKKFEEQLGIVLFDRNERRVSLTPEGEVLLRHARLILQSVHDATVAMEELKGLTKGEVKLGVPSSLGSYYLPDILMGFKSQYPNLKLTIVEAGTQTIRRMLLDKELDLGIIHCDHVPDRLATEHLLTTQMVAAVHPENPLADLDSIDFATFFEQELVMFKPGYFHREYIDRICQENNFEPNIAFETNLLPMILKIVRNDFAVAALLDMVTENESGLVPIPFEQPVILSIAIAWRKDGYLSVADKAFMEYVKNNR
- a CDS encoding putative multidrug resistance protein (COG0477), yielding MIDIHTTEYRRASFALCLGSFLIFCNLYLFQPMLPLMAVHFSVSATQVNWLVAAATLALAVTLVPWAVWSERIGRRAVMLISLALLPVIGFMMLTVESLLMLSLSRALMGAALAGFAAVAVAYMAEEFTSRALMLAVGGYISANSLGGIAGRISGGFLSERYGWQGAVVCMAVFSLLVAIAIYFLLPEQRNFRPVKGQLRQQTYSVLVHLRTPELWQAMLIGGVNFALFVNLYSVMGFRLVAEPYSVPVSWASMIFLCYLSGTVSAKLSGRWTQRFSPVLGMVLGTGVSALGMWVAWYESVVAMVIGLLLISSGSFFTHSLAYGWVSQRAKNAKATATALYLVHYYAGGSLGGFYLIGCWQYFGWTGVIAGGSLLYALLAGLCYRLHAGTEGSADAPLPSEPR